Proteins encoded by one window of Maliibacterium massiliense:
- the mnmG gene encoding tRNA uridine-5-carboxymethylaminomethyl(34) synthesis enzyme MnmG → MAYDAGTYDVVVIGLGHAGVEAALAASRLGARTLGLCIQLDSIALMACNPAIGGTAKGHLVREIDALGGEMGRAADATCIQFRMLNTGKGPAVHSLRGQADKRRYQRYMRRALEAEPLCDIRQAEAAHIHVDAAGAVCAVQSVEGARFACHAVVVATGVYLDSRTIVGEVIRASGPSGLFPATHLTASLRALGVPIMRFKTGTPSRLDGRSIDYSQTVVQPGDAHIVPFSFMTEGIDIAQIPCYLTYTNETSHQILRDNMHRSPLYSGVIEGTGTRYCPSIEDKVMKFPDRDRHPVFLEPEGDDSCEVYAQGLSSSMPEEVQMQVLHSIAGLQQVRMMRTGYAIEYDCIEATRLNHALRYKDIPGLYFAGQVNGTSGYEEAAAQGIIAGINAARQVQGKEAFTLDRADGYIGVLIDDIVTKQSREPYRMMTSRAEYRLLLRQDNADLRLTPKGYEIGLASAARYARMCAKREGLEKALAFLAGQHLPRALLASLFAAKEMGEPPEGGLGALDALRRPPLTLADILPLLPDAPAFAPDVCEQVDISVRYQGYIQRQMAQIALFKKMEQRRIPQDIDYNAITALRLEARQKLTSVRPASVGQASRISGVSPADINVLLVYLKRLSER, encoded by the coding sequence ATGGCATACGATGCCGGAACATACGACGTGGTGGTGATCGGCCTGGGCCACGCGGGCGTGGAGGCGGCGCTTGCCGCCTCCCGGTTGGGCGCGCGCACGCTGGGGCTGTGCATCCAGCTGGATTCCATCGCCCTGATGGCCTGCAACCCCGCCATCGGCGGCACGGCCAAGGGCCATCTGGTGCGCGAGATCGACGCGCTGGGCGGGGAGATGGGCAGGGCGGCGGACGCCACCTGCATCCAATTTCGCATGCTCAACACGGGCAAGGGGCCGGCGGTGCACTCGTTGCGCGGCCAGGCGGACAAGCGCCGCTACCAGCGCTACATGCGCCGCGCACTGGAGGCAGAGCCGCTGTGCGACATCCGACAGGCCGAGGCGGCGCACATCCACGTTGACGCGGCGGGCGCGGTGTGCGCCGTGCAGAGCGTGGAGGGCGCCCGCTTTGCCTGCCACGCCGTGGTGGTGGCCACCGGCGTCTATCTGGACAGCCGCACCATCGTGGGCGAGGTGATCCGCGCATCAGGCCCCAGCGGCCTGTTCCCCGCCACACATTTGACCGCGTCGCTGCGCGCGCTGGGCGTGCCCATCATGCGCTTTAAGACGGGCACCCCCTCCCGTTTGGACGGACGCTCCATCGATTACAGCCAGACCGTGGTACAGCCTGGGGATGCGCATATCGTGCCCTTTTCCTTTATGACGGAGGGCATCGATATCGCGCAGATTCCCTGCTATCTGACCTATACCAACGAGACCAGCCACCAGATACTGCGCGACAACATGCACCGCTCCCCCCTGTATTCTGGCGTTATCGAGGGCACGGGCACCCGCTACTGCCCCTCCATTGAGGATAAGGTGATGAAGTTCCCCGACCGCGACCGGCATCCGGTCTTTCTGGAGCCGGAGGGGGACGACAGTTGCGAGGTCTATGCCCAGGGGCTCTCCTCCTCCATGCCAGAGGAGGTGCAGATGCAGGTGCTGCATTCCATCGCGGGCCTGCAGCAGGTCAGGATGATGCGCACCGGCTATGCCATTGAGTACGACTGCATCGAGGCCACCCGCCTGAACCACGCCCTGCGCTACAAGGACATCCCGGGCCTGTACTTTGCCGGCCAGGTCAACGGCACCTCCGGTTATGAGGAAGCCGCCGCGCAGGGCATCATCGCGGGCATCAACGCCGCGCGCCAGGTGCAGGGCAAGGAGGCCTTCACGCTGGACCGCGCCGATGGGTATATCGGCGTGCTGATCGACGATATCGTCACCAAGCAGAGCCGCGAGCCCTACCGCATGATGACCTCCCGGGCGGAGTACCGGCTGCTGCTGCGCCAAGACAACGCGGATTTGCGTCTGACGCCCAAGGGCTACGAGATCGGCCTTGCATCTGCGGCACGCTACGCGCGGATGTGCGCCAAGCGGGAGGGGCTGGAGAAGGCGCTTGCGTTCCTTGCGGGACAGCACCTGCCGCGCGCGCTGCTGGCGAGCCTGTTTGCCGCAAAAGAGATGGGCGAACCGCCCGAAGGGGGCCTGGGCGCGCTGGACGCGCTGCGCCGGCCACCGCTCACCCTTGCGGATATCCTGCCCCTGCTGCCCGACGCGCCCGCCTTTGCGCCCGATGTATGCGAGCAGGTGGACATCAGCGTGCGCTACCAGGGGTACATCCAGCGGCAGATGGCGCAGATCGCGCTGTTTAAAAAGATGGAGCAGCGGCGCATCCCGCAGGACATCGATTACAACGCCATCACCGCGCTGCGGCTGGAGGCGCGCCAGAAGCTCACCAGCGTGCGCCCCGCCTCGGTGGGGCAGGCGTCCCGCATATCGGGCGTGTCGCCGGCGGATATCAACGTGCTGCTGGTGTATCTCAAGCGATTGTCGGAGCGCTGA
- the mnmE gene encoding tRNA uridine-5-carboxymethylaminomethyl(34) synthesis GTPase MnmE codes for MDKAPYMQENETIVGVATPPGVGGVAIVRISGPRAAQMLSACFTPGAGAVQTDAADIPDHLMRYGYVREDSGAPIDEAMAVLMRAPRSYTCEDVAELHVHGGRMSVERTVARVLALGARMAAPGEFTRRAFEHGRIDLSQAEAVMDAIAAQGERAAAQAMRQLTGALRRDIEDMQAVLTNLLAHIEVTVDYPEEDLERETLLAIEQGVCAALARVRALLAGAKGARYLREGLRVALWGRPNAGKSSLLNALLGAPRAIVTDIPGTTRDTLEETLVIDGLCVRLIDTAGLREAAGQVEAMGVARAERALREADASVLVIDASLGIDPADEARAAPLAGKPLIVALNKDDLAACVTEQEVRAAFPQGVLLRLSARTGEGIDALRRAIADVALSQSGAGDGLLANPRHIAALQDALAAMELALAGCRAQMPPDVVAIDVRDAWTHLGRVTGSTCDEDILDAIFSQFCLGK; via the coding sequence GTGGATAAAGCGCCATATATGCAAGAGAACGAGACGATTGTGGGCGTCGCCACCCCGCCCGGGGTGGGCGGCGTGGCCATTGTGCGCATCAGCGGACCCCGGGCCGCGCAGATGCTCTCGGCGTGCTTCACGCCGGGCGCAGGCGCGGTGCAGACGGATGCAGCGGATATCCCTGACCATCTGATGCGCTACGGCTATGTGCGCGAGGATTCGGGCGCGCCCATTGACGAGGCCATGGCGGTGCTGATGCGCGCGCCGCGCTCCTACACCTGCGAGGATGTGGCGGAGCTGCACGTGCATGGGGGCCGGATGAGCGTGGAGCGCACGGTGGCGCGCGTGCTGGCGCTGGGGGCGCGCATGGCCGCGCCGGGGGAGTTCACACGCCGCGCCTTTGAGCACGGGCGCATCGACCTTTCCCAGGCCGAGGCGGTGATGGACGCCATTGCCGCGCAGGGGGAACGCGCCGCCGCACAGGCGATGCGCCAGCTTACCGGCGCGCTGCGGCGGGATATCGAGGACATGCAGGCGGTGCTGACCAACCTGCTTGCGCACATCGAGGTGACGGTGGACTACCCCGAGGAGGATCTGGAGCGCGAGACGCTGCTTGCGATTGAGCAGGGCGTATGCGCTGCCCTTGCGCGCGTGCGCGCGCTGCTTGCGGGCGCCAAGGGGGCGCGCTACCTGCGCGAGGGGCTGCGCGTGGCGCTGTGGGGCCGGCCCAACGCGGGCAAAAGCTCGCTGCTCAACGCGCTGCTGGGCGCGCCGCGCGCGATTGTGACGGATATCCCGGGCACCACGCGCGATACGCTGGAGGAGACGCTCGTCATCGACGGGCTGTGCGTGCGGCTCATCGATACGGCGGGCCTGCGCGAGGCCGCCGGACAGGTGGAGGCCATGGGCGTGGCGCGCGCCGAGCGGGCGCTGCGGGAGGCGGACGCAAGCGTGCTTGTGATCGACGCCTCGCTGGGCATTGACCCCGCGGACGAGGCCCGCGCCGCGCCCCTTGCCGGAAAGCCACTGATCGTGGCCCTCAACAAGGACGATCTGGCCGCGTGCGTCACCGAGCAGGAAGTGCGCGCCGCCTTCCCGCAAGGGGTGCTTCTGCGGCTCTCCGCGCGCACGGGCGAGGGGATTGACGCGCTGCGCCGCGCGATCGCGGATGTGGCACTCTCCCAGAGCGGCGCGGGCGATGGGCTGCTCGCCAACCCCCGCCACATCGCGGCGCTGCAGGACGCGCTTGCCGCCATGGAGCTGGCGCTTGCGGGCTGCCGCGCCCAGATGCCGCCTGACGTGGTGGCCATCGACGTGCGCGACGCATGGACGCACCTGGGCCGCGTCACGGGCAGCACCTGCGATGAGGATATTCTCGACGCGATCTTTTCCCAGTTTTGCCTGGGGAAATAG
- the rsmG gene encoding 16S rRNA (guanine(527)-N(7))-methyltransferase RsmG gives MKKAILQGASALGVPLTDAQARAMAAYWEAMARCGINLTAVRDAQEAVTLHFLDALSLLAYHDIPQGARLIDVGTGGGFPAVPLAIARPDLAVTALDATGKKLRFIAERAQALGIGNIACVHARAEEAARKADLREQFDVVCARAVASLPTLMEYLLPFARVGGLVVAYKGPGVAAEMAQGRAASQLLGGGNPHITPVVLPGAAQRHVLVTIAKQKPTPHAYPRAGGKPKSAPLA, from the coding sequence ATGAAAAAGGCGATTTTACAGGGCGCGTCTGCGCTGGGTGTGCCGCTGACGGATGCACAGGCACGGGCCATGGCCGCTTACTGGGAGGCGATGGCGCGCTGCGGCATCAACCTGACCGCGGTCAGGGACGCGCAGGAGGCGGTGACGCTGCACTTTCTCGACGCGCTGAGCCTGCTTGCGTACCATGACATCCCGCAGGGCGCGCGCCTGATCGATGTGGGCACGGGCGGGGGCTTCCCCGCGGTGCCGCTGGCCATCGCGCGGCCGGACCTTGCCGTCACGGCGCTGGACGCCACGGGCAAAAAGCTGCGCTTTATCGCGGAGCGTGCGCAGGCGCTTGGCATCGGCAACATTGCGTGCGTGCACGCGCGCGCCGAGGAGGCGGCCCGCAAGGCGGATCTGCGTGAACAATTCGATGTTGTGTGCGCCCGCGCGGTGGCGTCGCTGCCCACGCTGATGGAATACCTGCTGCCCTTTGCCCGGGTGGGCGGGCTTGTGGTGGCCTACAAGGGACCGGGCGTTGCGGCGGAGATGGCGCAGGGGCGCGCCGCCAGCCAGCTGTTGGGCGGGGGCAATCCCCACATCACGCCGGTGGTCCTGCCGGGCGCGGCGCAGCGCCACGTGTTGGTCACCATCGCTAAGCAAAAACCGACACCCCACGCGTATCCGCGCGCGGGCGGCAAACCCAAAAGCGCGCCGCTTGCGTGA
- a CDS encoding ParB/RepB/Spo0J family partition protein, which produces MQLYPVNQLQQRQDAPAATVRAIPIENIAPSPYQPRRTFRSESLDELAASLDQVGLLQPITVRCSAPRRFELIAGERRLRAAQRLGWTHIDALVLDVSDQDAALLTVIENLQRENLHFFEEAEGYLCLIRDHGLTQEQVARRVGKRQSTIANKLRLLRLPPALRAMVVASQLTERHARAVLRLGDEESQTLLLRRASEQGWTVRRLEQEVERQLENRLPSRTSPMQKVVRLMRDSRIFVNAVKRTVDEIQSVGIDARMTRREEGADIVLEIRIPRLG; this is translated from the coding sequence ATGCAACTCTACCCCGTCAACCAGCTGCAGCAACGTCAGGACGCGCCGGCCGCCACGGTGCGCGCCATCCCCATAGAGAATATTGCCCCCAGCCCATACCAGCCCAGGCGTACCTTCCGCAGTGAATCGCTGGACGAGCTGGCCGCCTCATTGGACCAGGTGGGCTTGCTGCAACCCATCACTGTGCGCTGCAGCGCGCCGCGCCGCTTTGAGCTCATCGCGGGCGAGCGCCGCCTGCGCGCGGCGCAGCGGCTGGGCTGGACGCATATCGACGCCCTGGTGCTGGACGTGAGTGACCAGGACGCGGCGCTGCTGACGGTCATTGAAAACCTCCAGCGGGAAAACCTGCACTTTTTTGAGGAGGCGGAGGGGTACCTCTGCCTGATCCGCGACCATGGCCTGACGCAGGAGCAGGTGGCCCGCCGCGTAGGCAAACGGCAATCGACCATCGCCAACAAGCTTCGCCTGCTGCGCCTACCCCCTGCGCTGCGCGCCATGGTGGTGGCCTCCCAGCTGACGGAGCGCCATGCTCGCGCTGTGCTGCGGCTGGGTGATGAGGAGAGCCAGACGCTGTTGCTGCGCCGCGCATCCGAGCAGGGATGGACGGTGCGCCGCCTGGAGCAGGAGGTGGAGCGGCAGCTGGAGAACCGCCTGCCCAGCCGGACAAGCCCCATGCAGAAAGTGGTGCGCCTGATGCGCGACAGCCGCATCTTTGTCAATGCCGTCAAGCGCACGGTGGATGAGATTCAGTCCGTGGGCATCGACGCGCGCATGACCCGCCGCGAGGAGGGCGCCGACATCGTGCTGGAGATACGCATTCCCCGCCTGGGGTAA